A stretch of the Erinaceus europaeus chromosome 1, mEriEur2.1, whole genome shotgun sequence genome encodes the following:
- the LOC107522427 gene encoding uncharacterized protein LOC107522427, with amino-acid sequence MGRRSLRGHQTQAPPPHCPAIFSAPPPPPPPPTGTSRRPHRQAPPPPCSQRGLAASRPLPRGSPPSRRCSRHQSSVRVQAAAASSGPREFARCLRPSRRRPLPQRAKPLSSPRLPRRRRRSAVTHAQSAPAPFPLPLPLLSFPSPLAVPLSTPSTPALRHRLAPRMRAPLPYASAFSPHACALTRKPDKHLSRLAPVPPLSLPTPGSMRMPASPLTTRRLRSGSRPCSPPLPHLRPGGGLQGT; translated from the coding sequence ATGGGCCGCCGCTCACTGCGAGGTCACCAGACACAAGCGCCGCCCCCTCACTGCCCGGCCATCTTctccgcgccgccgccgccgccgccgccgcccacgGGGACCTCCCGCCGCCCGCACCGCCAGGCCCCGCCGCCGCCCTGCTCTCAGCGAGGCCTCGCAGCAAGCAGGCCCCTCCCCCGGGGCTCGCCGCCTTCCCGCCGCTGCTCGCGCCACCAGAGCTCGGTGAGGGTCCAGGCCGCGGCGGCCTCAAGTGGACCCCGCGAGTTTGCGCGGTGCCTCAGGCCCAGCCGGCGACGACCGTTACCCCAACGGGCAAAGCCACTGTCATCCCCGAGACTCCCCCGCCGCCGTCGTCGTAGCGCCGTCACGCATGCGCAGAGCGCGCCCGCACCCTTCCCCCTGCCTCTTCCTCTTCTgagcttcccttccccccttGCTGTTCCTCTAAGCACCCCCTCCACGCCCGCCCTGCGCCACCGGCTGGCCCCGCGCATGCGCGCACCGCTGCCCTATGCCAGCGCCTTTAGCCCTCACGCGTGCGCTTTGACCAGAAAACCGGATAAACACCTCAGCCGGCTCGCACCGGTCCCTCCCCTTAGCCTGCCCACCCCGGGCTCAATGCGCATGCCCGCCTCTCCACTTACGACTCGGCGCCTGCGCTCTGGGAGCCGGCCGTGCTCTCCGCCCCTCCCCCATCTAAGACCCGGCGGGGGGCTGCAGGGCACCTAG
- the MSL2 gene encoding E3 ubiquitin-protein ligase MSL2, whose translation MNPVNATALYISASRLVLNYDPGDPKAFTEINRLLPYFRQSLSCCVCGHLLQDPIAPTNSTCQHYVCKTCKGKKMMMKPSCSWCKDYEQFEENKQLSILVNCYKKLCEYITQTTLARDILEAVDCSSDILALLNDGSLFCEETEKPSDSSFTLCLTHSPLPSTSEPTTDPQATLSPISESTLSIAIGSSVINGLPTYNGLSIDRFGINIPSPEHTNTIDVCNTVDIKTEDLSDGLPPVCDTVATDLCSTGIDICSFSEDIKPGDSLLLSVEEVLRSLETVSNTEVCCPNLQPNLEATVSNGPFLQLSSQSLSHNVFMSTSPAIHGLSCTAATPKVAKLNRKRSRSESDSEKVQPLPISTIIRGPTLGASAPVTVKRESKISLQPIATVPNGGTTPKISKTVLLSTKSMKKSHEHGSKKSHSKTKPGILKKDKTVKEKISTHHFMPGSPTKTVYKKPQEKKGCKCGRATQNPSVLTCRGQRCPCYSNRKACLDCICRGCQNSYMANGEKKLEAFAVPEKALEQTRLTLGINVTSIAVRNASTSTSVINVTGSPVTTFLAASTHDDKSLDEAIDMRFDC comes from the exons ATGAACCCCGTGAATGCCACGGCCCTCTACATTTCCGCGAGCCGCCTCGTGCTCAACTACGACCCCGGGGACCCCAAGGCGTTCACCGAGATCAACCGGCTGCTGCCTTACTTCCGACAGTCGCTGTCGTGCTGCGTGTGCG GACACTTACTACAAGATCCTATTGCACCCACCAACTCCACCTGCCAACATTATGTCTGCAAAACTTGTAAAGGCAAGAAAATGATGATGAAACCTTCTTGTAGTTGGTGCAAAGACTATGAGCAGTTTGAGGAAAACAAGCAGTTAAGCATCTTAGTGAACTGCTACAAAAAACTATGTGAATATATAACACAGACTACTTTGGCACGGGATATCTTAGAAGCAGTCGACTGTTCTTCTGATATTTTGGCTTTGCTTAATGATGGATCATTGTTTTGTGAGGAGACAGAAAAACCCTCAGACTCATCCTTTACTTTGTGTTTGACACATTCCCCATTACCTTCAACCTCAGAACCCACGACTGATCCTCAAGCTACTTTATCTCCAATATCTGAAAGTACTCTCAGCATTGCTATTGGTAGTTCGGTTATCAACGGTTTGCCTACTTATAATGGGCTTTCGATAGATAGGTTTGGTATAAATATCCCTTCACCTGAACATACAAATACAATTGATGTATGTAATACTGTTGACATAAAAACAGAGGATCTGTCTGATGGGTTGCCACCCGTGTGTGACACTGTAGCCACTGACTTGTGCTCCACAGGCATTGATATCTGCAGTTTCAGTGAAGATATAAAACCTGGTGACTCTTTGCTACTGAGTGTAGAGGAAGTACTCCGCAGTTTAGAAACTGTTTCAAATACAGAGGTTTGTTGCCCTAATTTGCAGCCCAATTTGGAAGCCACTGTGTCTAATGGACCTTTTCTGCAGCTTTCTTCTCAGTCTCTTAGCCATAATGTTTTTATGTCTACCAGTCCTGCGATTCATGGGTTATCATGTACAGCAGCAACTCCAAAGGTagcaaaattaaatagaaaacgaTCCAGATCAGAAAGCGACAGTGAAAAAGTTCAGCCACTTCCAATTTCTACCATTATTCGAGGCCCAACATTGGGGGCATCTGCTCCTGTGACAGTGAAACGGGAGAGCAAAATTTCTCTTCAACCTATTGCAACTGTTCCCAATGGAGGCACAACACCCAAAATCAGTAAAACTGTACTTTTATCTACTAAGAGCATGAAAAAGAGTCATGAACATGGATCCAAGAAATCGCACTCTAAAACCAAGCCAGGTATTCTTAAAAAAGACAAAACGGTAAAAGAAAAGATATCTACCCATCATTTTATGCCAGGAAGTCCTACCAAGACTGTGTACAAAAAACCCCAGGAAAAGAAAGGGTGTAAATGTGGGCGTGCTACTCAAAATCCAAGTGTTCTTACATGCCGCGGCCAACGCTGCCCTTGCTACTCTAACCGCAAAGCCTGCTTAGATTGTATATGTCGTGGCTGCCAAAACTCCTATATGGCCAATGGGGAGAAGAAGTTGGAAGCATTTGCTGTGCCAGAAAAGGCCTTGGAGCAGACCAGGCTCACTTTGGGCATTAATGTGACTAGCATTGCTGTGCGCAATGCTAGTACCAGCACCAGTGTAATTAATGTCACAGGGTCCCCAGTAACGACATTTTTAGCTGCCAGTACACATGATGATAAAAGTTTGGATGAAGCTATAGACATGAGATTCGACTGTTAA